In Apium graveolens cultivar Ventura chromosome 10, ASM990537v1, whole genome shotgun sequence, the following are encoded in one genomic region:
- the LOC141689221 gene encoding UDP-glycosyltransferase 73E1-like has product MDNIAHPNLHFILFPLMAQGHAIPMVDIAKLLSQRGAAVTIITTPVNALRFQATVNRAVQGGRIISVVQLTFPSEQVGLPKGCENFDMLSTHHLSAQFFAATSMLREPFETFLQDVKPPPSCILSDMCLPWTTDVAHKFHIPRLIFHGPSCFSLLSMHTLMNSNLFDEGTSEHIVVPGLPHKVEVTKTKVEGMVKPSSSSQDPAAMKALLEQILESDKKAFGIVANTFEELEPEYIKEYANVKGKKVWSIGPASQCNKDILDKVERGNKASINEHDCLNWLDAREPTSVLYVCLGSMGRLATSQLIELGLALEESNLPFIWCIKNQTEEFDKWILEENFEERTKGKGLIIWGWAPQVLILSHKAIGGFLTHCGWNSTLEGITAGIPLLTWPLFAEQFLNEALVVQILRIALSLGAERPIMFGEEEKVGVLVRRDDIKMAAEKLMDGGDEGRERRERARVLGDEAKKAMEDGGSSYLNMNLLVKEIMAQAHV; this is encoded by the coding sequence ATGGACAACATAGCTCATCCAAACCTTCATTTTATCTTGTTTCCTTTGATGGCTCAAGGTCATGCAATCCCCATGGTAGACATCGCCAAATTGTTGTCTCAACGTGGCGCTGCTGTTACCATCATCACTACTCCTGTCAACGCTCTGCGGTTTCAGGCAACTGTCAACCGAGCTGTCCAGGGCGGACGCATTATCAGTGTGGTTCAACTTACCTTCCCAAGTGAGCAAGTTGGACTGCCTAAAGGATGTGAAAATTTTGACATGCTATCCACACATCATTTGAGTGCACAATTCTTTGCAGCAACTAGTATGCTACGCGAACCTTTTGAAACATTTCTTCAAGATGTTAAACCGCCTCCAAGTTGCATACTATCTGATATGTGTCTTCCCTGGACAACTGATGTGGCTCACAAGTTTCACATTCCACGACTTATTTTTCATGGTCCATCTTGCTTTTCACTCTTGTCTATGCACACTCTAATGAACTCCAACTTGTTTGATGAAGGGACCTCTGAACATATTGTTGTGCCTGGCTTACCACATAAAGTGGAAGTAACTAAAACCAAGGTTGAGGGGATGGTGAAACCTTCAAGTTCTTCTCAGGACCCTGCTGCTATGAAAGCTCTACTTGAGCAAATCCTAGAATCCGATAAGAAAGCATTTGGAATAGTGGCCAATACTTTCGAGGAGTTGGAGCCAGAGTATATCAAAGAGTATGCGAATGTTAAGGGTAAAAAAGTTTGGTCTATCGGACCTGCTTCACAATGTAACAAAGACATATTAGACAAGGTTGAGAGAGGTAACAAGGCTTCCATAAATGAGCATGATTGCTTGAATTGGCTAGATGCGCGGGAACCAACCTCTGTGCTCTACGTATGCTTAGGAAGCATGGGAAGGCTAGCAACTTCCCAGTTGATAGAACTAGGGCTGGCATTGGAGGAATCAAACCTACCTTTTATCTGGTGCATAAAAAACCAAACGGAAGAATTTGACAAGTGGATTTTAGaagaaaattttgaagaaagAACTAAAGGGAAAGGCCTAATAATATGGGGTTGGGCGCCACAGGTTCTAATACTGTCACATAAAGCTATTGGAGGATTTTTAACACATTGTGGCTGGAATTCGACGCTTGAAGGTATTACTGCTGGAATCCCATTGTTGACGTGGCCTTTATTTGCCGAGCAGTTTCTGAATGAAGCTCTAGTGGTGCAAATACTAAGGATTGCGCTGAGTCTTGGTGCTGAGCGGCCTATTATGTTTGGAGAAGAAGAGAAGGTTGGAGTTTTGGTAAGGAGAGATGATATTAAAATGGCTGCAGAAAAGTTGATGGATGGTGGAGATGAAGGGAGGGAAAGAAGAGAAAGAGCTAGAGTGCTCGGAGACGAGGCCAAAAAAGCAATGGAGGATGGTGGCTCTTCTTATCTAAACATGAACCTCCTCGTTAAAGAAATAATGGCACAGGCTCATGTATAA